Below is a genomic region from Streptantibioticus cattleyicolor NRRL 8057 = DSM 46488.
GCCATCCACACCGTGATGGCCTCCGGCGGGTCCAGGTGCCAGTAGCGGTTGTCCTGGTGGAGCACCATGCGGCTGCGGTCGCCCTTGCCCGGCGGCTTGTAGAAGACGTGGTCGCGGTAGAGCCGTACCGGCCCGCCGAGCAGCGCCTCGGCCCGGTCCGCCAGGTCGGCCCTGGCCACCTGGGCCGCGCACGCCTCGTCGGTCCGCCACAGGTTGATCTTGTGCAGCAGGGCCAGGTCGAGCGGGCGGCCCTGGCGTTCGGACAGATCGCGTACCCCGTCGGCGGGGTGGCCGTCGCGGAAGAAGGCACGCTCCACCGAGGACCGCAGCGCGTCGATCTGATCAGGCGTCAGCAGGCGGCCCCAACGCACCACTCCGTCACGGGCGAACGCCGCTCGTTCGCCGGACGTGGAACCGACGGTCCGGTCCGTGGCGTCTGCCGTGTCATGTGAGGCGGTCATCCGCACCTTCCCATCACCATCCGACGAGCGCACGTGATCTGGCCTCAGCGATGCTGCCACACCAACCCGGCCGCAGGGAGTGTCCCCGGCGCATCGCGGTGATGGCCCGCGGGCATGGCCGCCCGTTCCAGACCGATCCCATGTCCTCACGGCATTGGCGCGACCCGGTAAAGGCATTGGACCGGGCATTACGGCCCATGTTCATCTGGTGAAGACTTCTTCCCAACTGCCGCTGACCGACGGCGCAAGTCCCGGGAACCGCCGCCGGCTTCGAACCCGTCCTGCTGCCCCGGCGCCAAGCCGCCGACCGGGCAGGAGCGCTTCTTCACGCCACGGAATCCCCGTGTGCGCGGGGCTGCCGGCGGTCGGCCCCGCCACGCCCGGGGCTCTCCAACCGCAGGAGGCAGACCTGACATGCAAGTTCTCCTCGTGAACGCCCGCCGGTCACCGTACTCGGGAGAGTCGATCTCCGCTCCGCAACTGGGCCTGCTGTCGCTCGCCTCGGTGCTCCGGGAAGGGACCTTCCACGACACCGCCGGCACCGACGTGCACTTCATCGACGACCAGCTCTTCGTCCTCCAGCGCCCGCTGTCCACCCCCAGCGAGTTCCTGCGCGGCTACCGGCCGGACATCGTCGGCATCCAGGTGCTCACCTCCAGCCTGAAGAACGGCATCAAGCTCGCCTCCGAGGTACGCCACCGCCACCCCAACGCGCTCACCGTGCTCGGCGGCGTCGGCGCCAGCCCCATCGCCCGCAAGCTCATCGAGGAGAACGCCGCCGACGTGGTGGTGCGCGGCGAGGGCGAGTACTCCTTCT
It encodes:
- a CDS encoding phytanoyl-CoA dioxygenase family protein, with translation MTASHDTADATDRTVGSTSGERAAFARDGVVRWGRLLTPDQIDALRSSVERAFFRDGHPADGVRDLSERQGRPLDLALLHKINLWRTDEACAAQVARADLADRAEALLGGPVRLYRDHVFYKPPGKGDRSRMVLHQDNRYWHLDPPEAITVWMALDDATVENGCVHYVLGSHRHGRVEHVRPEEGAVMIEARTEQEPVAYPAPAGDALVHSVNTLHGSGPNLSDGPRRAYVVVYVRDGVTMRGEPMTSFPLVGDLVRGG